The genomic region TGGATACCATTAACCGGTATAAGATCTGTGATCTTACTCAGGTAGATACTCTGGTGACCGAGTTAGATCCTTCTGATAAAAGTCTTGAAAAATACCAAAAAGCAGGTTTAAAGCTACTTTAAACTAAATACCGTAATTTGATTTTATTTCAGTTCTTTTTGGTAATTCAGCAATACATTTCTTACACTACCGTGTTTCAGCAGTAAATCTTTTGCTTCGGTTTCCGGCACCTGGAGTTCATCCATAATCATTTGTGCACCGCGACCCACCAGTTTCTTGTTAGAAAGCTGCATGTCTACCATACGATTTCCCTTTACTCTGCCTAGTTTTATCATAGTACTGGTGGTAATCATATTTAAAACCATCTTTTGGGCGGTACCGGCTTTCATCCGGGTACTGCCGGTAACGAATTCAGGGCCGGTAACTACTTCGATAGGAAATTCTGAAGCCTCTCCCAAAGGGCTTCCACTACTACAGGCTACACATCCCGTGGAAATCCCACGTTTTCTGGCTTCTTTAATTCCTCCTATCACGTAAGGGGTTGTTCCAGAAGCAGCAATACCTACAAGCGTATCGTTTTCTGAAATTTGATATTTCTGAAGATCTTTCCAGGCCTGAGAAGTATCGTCTTCTGCATTTTCTACAGCATTTCTTAAAGCAGTGTCCCCACCTGCAATTAAGCCAATGACCATATCTGAAGTTACGCCAAAAGTCGGTGGACATTCTGAAGCATCTAATACCCCCAATCTCCCACTGGTGCCGGCACCAATATAAAATAACCGACCTCCTTTCTGCATGTTTTTAACAATGACATCTACCAGTTTTTCTATAGCCGGTAACTGGTTTTGTACATTTTTAGCAATTGTTTGATCTTCTTTGTTGATGTTTGCCAGCAATTGGGCTGTGCTCATCTTTTCAAGATCATTATATTTTGATTGCTTTTCGGTATCGGGTTGTTTACTCTCCATCACATCAAATTAACTCTCGCAAGTTCCGATTATTTTTCTACTGTTGAAAATACTCCTTTAATTTTTGTTGTATTCCATGGCACATCTGGGGTTTTATAAAAGTTAACACCCATATAAACCAGTCGTTTACCATGTATACCTAAACGTTTAACAAACTCCGTATAATCTTTCTTTTTAGGCGAAGACCATCCCACTTCTGCAACGGCAATACTTCGTGGCCAAAGACGATCGTCTGCGGTGGCATCGCTATGGACAAGCTCTGTCCAAAGGGCTCCCTCTACACCTATTGCTTTCTTATTTTCAGACACAAAATCGTATACGTTTTTTAAAGAAACTCCGTCTTTTTTACACCAGCTATACGTGTTTGGCTGATCGGGAATATTCCCGTGATCTAAATAGAAATTTTTACAAATCGATTCGATTATTCTGGTATCCACCACACTTTTGGTGGTTCCCGTCCAACGCTGACTAATAAACGAATCGTCTACCTTAGCCTGGGTAACTTCTTCCCAACCAATGGCTGTTTTACCGTTTTCACGTACTATTTTTTCAGCTTTTACTACAAATTCCTTATAGTGTTCATCTTCGATTTCATCTCCTCCAATATGAAGATAAGGCCCATCGGTAATTTTGGCAAGTTCGGCAATAACATCGTTTACAAAATCATAAACCACCGGCTTTTCCATACAAAACTTGCTCCACCCCACCTCGGTGCCATGAAAAGGCGCTGGTGGTGTCGCACGTATTGGATCCAGATTTTCGAAATTCTCGCAGCTTAATTCCGGATATCCCTGTAATGCGGCATAAG from Zunongwangia profunda SM-A87 harbors:
- the murQ gene encoding N-acetylmuramic acid 6-phosphate etherase, which codes for MESKQPDTEKQSKYNDLEKMSTAQLLANINKEDQTIAKNVQNQLPAIEKLVDVIVKNMQKGGRLFYIGAGTSGRLGVLDASECPPTFGVTSDMVIGLIAGGDTALRNAVENAEDDTSQAWKDLQKYQISENDTLVGIAASGTTPYVIGGIKEARKRGISTGCVACSSGSPLGEASEFPIEVVTGPEFVTGSTRMKAGTAQKMVLNMITTSTMIKLGRVKGNRMVDMQLSNKKLVGRGAQMIMDELQVPETEAKDLLLKHGSVRNVLLNYQKELK
- a CDS encoding family 20 glycosylhydrolase codes for the protein MEKPVVYDFVNDVIAELAKITDGPYLHIGGDEIEDEHYKEFVVKAEKIVRENGKTAIGWEEVTQAKVDDSFISQRWTGTTKSVVDTRIIESICKNFYLDHGNIPDQPNTYSWCKKDGVSLKNVYDFVSENKKAIGVEGALWTELVHSDATADDRLWPRSIAVAEVGWSSPKKKDYTEFVKRLGIHGKRLVYMGVNFYKTPDVPWNTTKIKGVFSTVEK